The Garra rufa chromosome 8, GarRuf1.0, whole genome shotgun sequence genome has a segment encoding these proteins:
- the mpp4a gene encoding MAGUK p55 subfamily member 4, with amino-acid sequence MRQSMEEEPVTQPEDDNDVGLAQILAEVVEEVRLSIDRDINGADLLYSLLSAPWLYSLLRVYECLVEHSQDAPSPYLPYSSRLSQEIMASVRGLAAPSSEAQELYILLKYPHMKALLSAHDSVAQRDFGPVLPPLPDKLPDNEEAMRIVCLVKNKQPLGATIRKNEKTGNMYIARVIHGGLADRSGLLHPGDKLVEVNGQKVRGLQPERVIQMLVQSHGNILFKVIPNTPQPTSSQPALYVRAMVDYSPLQDPAIPCPDAGMAFIKGDLLKIVDQRDIRWWQARKLHSASLCCGLIPSTNQFRYKQRELWWSQPYQAHTCITPLNATDVGEEEITDENKCIDTDEEDFEFVSEEGENGEHMQGLYIAGFRHSLRLWRKKSYSKRKRSCYSCGISSCHNTSASLYEEVLHYQRHIDDPPRLIVLIGPSGVGVNELRRRLIKINPNTYQGPISHTTRSQKMGEKNGREYHFVTKEVFAYMVVNHKFLEYGEHNGHMYGTSLDSVQDVLDNGKICVIDLEPHCIHSIRNKKLKPYIIFVRPPSPARMRQTRTDPHFLANRYIKRYFYDKDFEEIEEASRTMETTYRQYFDCVIVNDDLQDSCMDLFTAIQHAQEEPQWIPASWLAHDHL; translated from the exons ATGCGACAATCAATGGAGGAGGAACCAGTGACGCAACCTGAAGATGACAATG ATGTAGGTCTGGCTCAGATTTTGGCAGAAGTGGTAGAGGAAGTGAGACTGTCCATAGACAGAGATATTAATGGTGCTGATCTTCTGTACAGTCTCCTCAGTGCTCCTTGGCTGTACTCTCTTCTCAGG GTGTATGAGTGTCTGGTGGAGCACAGTCAAGATGCCCCAAGCCCGTATCTGCCTTATTCCTCAAGGCTATCTCAGGAG ATTATGGCCAGTGTGCGAGGACTGGCTGCTCCCTCCTCTGAGGCGCAAGAACTTTATATTTTGCTGAAATACCCTCATATGAAG GCTTTGCTGTCTGCTCATGATTCTGTGGCCCAGAGGGACTTTGGTCCAGTGCTGCCGCCCCTTCCTGACAAACTGCCTGACAATGAGGAGGCCATGAGGATTGTTTGCCTTGTGAAGAATAAACAGCCTCTG gGGGCAACAATTAGGAAGAATGAAAAAACAGGGAACATGTATATTGCAAGGGTAATACATGGAGGACTGGCAGATCGCAGTG GACTTCTTCATCCTGGCGACAAGCTGGTGGAAGTGAATGGACAGAAAGTGCGGGGCCTGCAGCCGGAGCGTGTCATTCAGATGCTG GTGCAGTCTCATGGAAACATTCTTTTTAAAGTGATTCCTAATACACCACAACCCACCAGCAGCCAACCAGCA CTGTATGTGAGAGCCATGGTGGATTACAGTCCTCTGCAGGACCCTGCGATCCCCTGTCCAGATGCAGGGATGGCCTTCATTAAAGGAGATTTACTGAAGATTGTTGACCAGAGGGACATCCGATGGTGGCAGGCCAGGAAACTCCACAGTGCCTCATTGTGTTGTGGCCTCATCCCCTCCACTAACCAGTTCAGATA TAAGCAAAGGGAGCTGTGGTGGTCTCAGCCTTATCAGGCTCACACCTGCATCACACCAT TGAATGCAACAGATGTTG GAGAAGAGGAGATAACAGATGAGAACAAATGCATTGACACAG ATGAAGAAGATTTTGAGTTCG TGTCAGAGGAGGGTGAGAATGGTGAACACATGCAGGGATTATACATAG CGGGGTTTCGACACAGTCTGCGTTTGTGGAGGAAGAAATCATACAGTAAACGAAAGCGGTCATGTTATTCCTGTGGCATCAGCAGTTGCCATAACACCTCAGCCTCCCTTTACGAAGAAGTTCTCCACTACCAGCGCCACATAGACGATCCCCCACGTCTCATTGTACTTATTG GTCCGTCAGGAGTTGGTGTAAATGAGCTACGCAGGAGGCTAATCAAAATCAACCCTAATACATACCAGGGACCGATATCTC ACACAACACGGTCCCAGAAAATGGGTGAGAAGAATGGACGTGAATATCACTTTGTGACCAAGGAAGTGTTTGCGTACATGGTGGTTAATCACAA aTTTCTTGAGTATGGAGAGCATAATGGACACATGTACGGCACCAGCTTAGACTCGGTCCAGGATGTTTTGGACAATGGAAAAATATGTGTTATTGACCTTGAACCTCAT TGCATTCATTCAATCAGAAACAAGAAGCTGAAGCCCTACATTATATTTGTGCGCCCTCCGTCCCCTGCTCGCATGAGGCAGACAAGAACAGACCCACATTTTCTTGCCAATCGATACATTAAGAGATACTTTTAT GATAAAGACTTTGAGGAGATTGAGGAAGCAAGCAGGACTATGGAGACCACGTATCGACAGTACTTTGACTGTGTGATTGTGAATGATGATCTGCAAGATTCATGCATGGATCTGTTCACGGCTATTCAACATGCTCAAGAAGAACCGCAGTGGATTCCTGCCAGCTGGTTGGCTCATGATCATCTGTGA